Sequence from the Pontibacter pudoricolor genome:
AGGTCCTGAGATCAACAGTACGCGCTGGTCGCGGGTCAGCTCCAGGTCCATGGGTATAGTTGGTTTGCCCAACTGCTTATGCGACAAATACAGCAGCGGGTGAATTGCTTGTTTCCAGGCGATGTGCGGGTATTTGTGCAGCGCTGGCATAGTGGCCTCTACCCTGCGTGCAAAGGCCGCTTTGGCTCTTATAAAGTCCAGTAAGCCCAGGTATTGGTAAGCCTTACGCAACTCTGGTATGTGGTGACGCAGCGTATTGGTCAGGCCTGTTAAAATACGGATCAGCTCGCGGTGGTAGGCATTCTCCAGGTCCTTGATGTCGTTGTTGAGTTCGAAAATAGATTCCGGCTCTATATAAACCGTTTGCCCCGTATTCGACTCATCGTGGATCAGGCCTTTTATGCGGCGCTTGTGTTCTGCAATTACCGGAATTACCAGACGGCCTCCGCGTATAGTTGGCTCTACATCACCGGGAGTCCAGCCTTCGTTTTTGGCATGCCGGATAATAGAGTTGATGGTTTTACGCAATACTGCCTGCTGCGCGATCAGGTCTCGTTTCAGGCGCTGGAGTTCAGGAGTCGCATCATCGCGCACGGCACCGGCATCGTCTACTACTTTATCTAACGCAGCTATAAGCGAGCGTTCTACAGATACGTCAGCACCCAAGGCTTTCAGGGCTTCAAACTTCCCTTCTTCGGTGCCGGAAATAAAGCGCTGCGAATCGCGGATGGTACGCAACGACATCTTGATCTCGAAAAACTGCACCACATCCAGGAAAGTACCCGGAATGGCGGCTCTGTCGAGGTAAGCAGTTACGTCAAAATAGTGGCTCAGCGGAATCTCGGCGTCGGATTCCAGCAGTTGTTTAAATTCGTTGGTTTGTTGTAACAGTCGCTGCACCAGGTCGTGGCGGTTCAGAAACTGCATGCGGTTTACAAACTGGCGGCCCAGGGAACTAAGACAAAGCTCCGAAAGCATTTCGCGCACCTGTGCAAACCCGATCTTTATTTCAAAATTTTCTGGATAGATCAATTGTTATCTCTTAATTTAAGGCAAATTTAGCATTTTATAACAAGTTTAAGCGGGTGTTTCGTTCGCTGTTGTTACACTTTCTAATACAGGGAATTTTACTTTTTGGCATTGGACTTTGCGACAAAAGGCAAATGACATTTTTCCCCGCTCTTCCGGACTTCCAGGTCCGAAACCTATCTGGTGTAGAGATCCGTGTCCCTGTTATACTATAAACGCGGACGAAGACGTCCGCAGCAGAAAGGTTCCGGACACAGTTATCCGGAACAGCGCAATAAAACAAACTGTTTTTTAACTTTCAAACTTTCTAACTTTCAAACTATAAAAGATGGTTCTCGATAAACTCTCCAACGCTGACCGCTATGTGTGCATGCACCCGCTTTTTGCACAGGCCTTTAAATTTTTACAGGAAACCGACCTGGCAACTATAGCCACAGGCGTGCACGAAATTGAAGGCAAAAAACTGTTCGCTATAGTTTCGGAAGCTGCAGGTGTTACCAAAGACAACTATAAACTGGAAGTGCACCGTAAGTACATCGACATACAGTATGTTATTTCCGGAACTGACCACATGGGCTGGAAAGACCTGGCCCTTTGCGACGAACCCAACGACCCTTACAACGAAGAACGCGAAGCCGCTTTTTTTCCGGATAAAACGGAAAACTGGTTTGATGTATCCGCCGGTTCGTTCACTATTTTTTACCCGGACGATGCCCATGCCGCTATGGTTACCGGCGAGCGTGTGGTAAAAAAAGTTGTGTTGAAGATTGCAGTAGAGGCATAAACTTTCCTATGGCCAGGCGATAAAGCAAAACGGCTATTGGCGATTTTGCTACCAGGTGGCAATACAGTTTCTAACAGAATATAACTATGGAACACCATCACGCGCATCAGCATACGTCATCCGGCAACGGCCAGCAGAGCCACCATCCAACAGGACACGACAAACATGCAGGGCACCATGTAGCTGACTTCTGGCAACGCTTTATAATCTGCACCATTGTCTCGGTTCCGGTACTAGCATTATCACAAATGATACAAATGTGGTTTGGCTTTGAACTCGCTTTTCCGGGCGATAAATATCTGTTAGCCCTACTTTCTACATTTATATTTATTTATGGCGGTTATCCTTTCTTAAAAGGTTTATATGATGAAGTAAGGGATAACGCAATAGGCATGATGACCCTTATCGGGATTGCCATTACAGTTGCCTGGGCTTATAGTGTGGCTGTCACTTTCGGGTTGCCCGGAATGGATTTCTATTGGGAAATGGCGACTCTGATTGACATCATGCTTATCGGGCACTATTTCGAAATGAAATCGGTCATGGGTGCGTCCCGTTCGCTTGAACTACTGGTAAAAATGATGCCTGCCACTGCCCATCATATCATGGAGGGCCACATTCACGACATGCCTGTAGAAGAATTGAAGGCAGGCGACAAGGTACTGGTGAAACCGGGGGAAAAAATTCCGGTGGATGGCGTTGTGCTGGAAGGTGAGAGCTATCTTGACGAAAGCATGCTGACGGGAGAAAGTAAACCTGTAAAAAAAGAAAAAGACAGCAAGGTAATTGGAGGCTCAATAAACAGTAACGGCTCGTTGACCATACAGGTACTAAGTACAGGCCGCGACAGCTACCTGCATAAAGTAATAAAGCTGGTAGAGGACGCTCAGCATGTGAAATCAAAAACCCAGAACTTTGCCGACCGTGCTGCCAGGATACTGACCTTTGTAGCATTAGGTGGGGGTATAGTTACGCTTGTGACCTGGCTGTTGCTTGGACACTCTTTTGTATTTGCCTTAGAGCGAATGGTGACGGTTATGGTTATTTCCTGCCCGCATGCCCTGGGGTTGGCCGTTCCGCTGGTAGTAGCAATTTCCACCTCTGTTTCCGCACAAAAGGGCTTACTGATACGCAACAGAACCGCCTTTGAAAACGCCCGGCTTATCACCACCATCATTTTTGATAAAACAGGCACACTTACAAAAGGAACGCACGAGCTGCAGAAAGTGGTGGTTTTAGACAGCCAATATGATGAAAGGGAAATTTTGCGAATGGCATCTGGGGTTGAACAACATTCGGAACATTACATTGCTACCGGCCTTCTTAAAAAAGTAAAAGCAGCAGGAATTGCGATACCAAAAGCAGAAAACTTCAACTACCTGCCGGGCAAAGGTTTGGAAGGGACTGTGGAAGGCAGAAGTGTGAAAGTGGTGGGCCCAAATTACCTTAAAGATCAGCAAATTGCTGTTGAAGAAGTTAAAGATGCATCGGCACGGACAATAGTGTATGTTTTAATTGACAATGCAGTTGCGGGGTATCTCTCTTTTTCAGACCAGATCAGGGAAGAATCATTTGAATCGGTAGCCATCCTGAAAAAGGCGGGCATTAAAAACCTGCTGCTTACCGGCGACAATGAAAACGCAGCAAAAAAGGTGAAGGAAGAGTTACAGATGGATGGATATTTAGCCAATGTGCTGCCTCACGAAAAACTGGAAAAAGTAAAAGAGTTACAAGCTAGTGGCGAGTATGTAGCCATGACCGGAGATGGCGTGAACGATGCCCCGGCACTGGCCCAGGCAGATGTGGGCATAGCCGTTGGTTCAGGAACAGATGTAGCTGCCGAGACTGCAGACATTATTCTGGTTAACTCCAACCCCAAAGACATAGCTAACCTGATATTGTTTGGGAGAGCCACTTATAACAAAATGATGCAGAACCTTTGGTGGGCGGCGGGTTACAACATAGTTGCCATTCCTTTAGCGGCGGGCGTTCTGTACAACTGGGGCATTATGCTAAGCCCGGCTATAGGTGCCGTTTTAATGAGTTTGAGCACCATTGTGGTGGCCATTAATGCCCAACTTTTGAAAAGACAGATCGCTTGAAATCAAACCAAAAATTACCCCTGCTTCATGCTTCGGGCCTGAGTATTTAAATCATTAAGGCATTGGGGCTTCGATGCTTCTATAAATCATTATTACGAACGAACTTGCAGGTGCCAGATCGCAAAGTTACTGCCTGTAGCTACCGAAGTTAAACCTCATGAACACCGAATTAAAAGAGCTTACAAAGCTATTCCTGAAACTGGGCTTTATCGCTTTTGGCGGGCCTGCCGCGCACATTGCCATGATGCAGGACGAAGTGGTTGTAAAACGACGCTGGATGAGCGAACAGCACTTTCTGGACCTGATCGGGGCTACCAATTTAATTCCCGGACCAAACAGTACCGAGCTGGCCATCCACATTGGTTACGACCGGGCTGGCTGGCGGGGCTTGCTGGTGGCTGGCCTTTGCTTTATACTTCCGGCTGTGTTTATTACGGGCTGCTTTGCCTGGCTATACAAAAGCTACGGACAGTTGCCGGCGCTTCAACCTTACCAGTATGGCATTAAACCGGCCATTATCGCTATTATTCTCGCTGCTGTTTTTCCGCTGGCTAAAAAGTCGCTAAAGTCGGTTACGCTGGGTGTGATTGGGGCTTTGGCTTTAGGGCTGGCTATAGTTGGCATTGGCGAGATTTATGTGCTGTTCGGAGCTGGTTTTGTGGCGCTGCTGCTTGCCTTGCTCCGCCAGAAATACCTCCCGACAAGGCTGCAAAGTATAGCTATAGTTCCGCTCTGGCAGGTGGCCGTTACTGCCAGCAACACCAAACTGTTCTTTATCTTCCTGAAAATAGGGTCAATACTTTATGGCAGCGGCTATGTGCTTTTTGCCTTCCTGGATACGGAGCTGGTTTTAACCGGGCTTTTAACCAGGCAGCAACTGATAGATGCCATTGCCGTGGGACAATTTACACCGGGCCCGGTTTTTTCATCCGTTACATTTGTGGGCTATCAACTTAATGGCTGGAGTGGTGCCGTGGTAGCAACTATAGGTATTTTTTTGCCTTCGTTTGTGTTTGTGGCCCTACTTAAACCAATTGTAAAGTATATGCGCAACTCGCCTTTAATGGCTGCTTTCCTGGATGCCGTAAATGTGGCATCGGTGGCGGCTATAGTTGCGGTTTGCTTTGAGATGGGCAAAGACACTATCACCGACTGGAGAACTATAGTTATTGCCCTGGTAAGTGTAGCCATCACCTTCGGCTTCCGGAAAGTGAACAGTGCGCTTGTTGTTATTGGCGGCGCGTTGCTGGGATATCTTTTAACCTTGCTATAGTTGCTTTTAAACTATAGTTACGATCCTATACAGTTTCTATAGTTTCATCCACCAGTGCAGCCGCCTTCTCAAAATTACCTTCCGGGAAAAATTCAGCGCTGATCTTAAGTATCGCAAACAGGTGGCTTTTGAGTTTTACTTCGTTTATAGTTTCGCCCTTCAGTGCATCCTGCGTTAGGTGCAGGGCAAGGTCGGCCAGCAATAGCCTGCGCTTTTCCTTCCATTCGGGAGTGCCTTTGTAAACAGCCGTTTCCGGGTAAAAAGATTCAACTTTAGCGTGCGCAGCATCAACGAGCTTTAACACTACATTTCTGTTTTCAGTGTTCATCTTTATGTCAGATCAGCTTTGTTTCAGGTAAATCAGTGGCTATAGTTTGTGCAGTTGCCCGGGCTGTAATATTCCTGTTTCGGAGCAGCAGGTACACCAACGGAAGCAGCAGTGCAGTTATAGTTAACCCAACATATTCGTACATAGTGCCATCGGTCACATTCTCCAATTTAAAGATTCCCTGCCCATTGAAACCGGCCATTACCCTGAACAGCATGTTGCTGCCAAAGTGTATACCTATAGCCATCCAGATGGCGTTGGTTTTCAGAACTGTGTAAGCCAGTGCAAGACCAAGCAGAGCAGAGAAAAGCATATTCTGCCAGCCAAAGCCTTCGTTCCAGAAATCATCTGCAACATAAAGCACTGTCGTTACCAGCATAAACCATTTCAGCAGGTTCTCTTTTTTAAGGTAGGCAAACCAGTAGCCCCGGATCATGATATCGTTTATGGCCGAGACCAGCAACATGCCCAGCAGCGCTTGTGCCAGCATCCCAACTATAAATCCGGTATCCATCAGGCCTGTTACATCAAACTTACCTAAACTATAGTATACCAGGTATTTCAGTCCCCAGACAGCTGAACCAACCAGGAAACCGATACCCAGGTCGCGTATCCAGCCTTGCTGCATTGGCAAACCAAAACTGTTCAGCCCCTGAAGCCCAAGCAGGTAGCGGGCAACTATAAAAGCTAGCAGAAAGAAGCCGCCGGCATACGCCAACCAGGGAAGTACATCCAGCTGAATCAGCTTGGGGATGCCGTTGAAATACAGGTTAAGCAGTATAAACCCAATGATCCAGAACAGTAAAGAAATCTTATTTTTCATAGTTGATGAGGTTGCAGGCGAGCAATTTAAACAAAAAGTCCTTCCCTGTATATAGCAGGAAAGGACTTTCTTATTTTAAGGTAAACTATAGTTTATTCTACAGAGCTTACTTCAGCGTTCCGGTCGATTTTCTTTACCAGCCCCTGCAGCACTTTGCCTGGTCCGCACTCCACAAAATGCGTCGCGCCATCGGCTATCATCTGCTGTACCGACTGTGTCCAGCGAACCGGAGCGGTTAACTGCTTTATCAGGTTCTCTTTTATCTCGGTTGGGTCGGTGTGTGGCATGGCATCCACGTTCTGGTAAACTGCACAGATACCTTTGCTGAAAGTAGTTTCGTTAATCGCTTTTGCCAGTTCTTCTTCGGCTGGCTTCATCAGCGGCGAATGGAACGCTCCGCCCACAGGTAATGGCAAGGCGCGCTTCGCTCCTGCCTCTTTCATTTTTTCGCAGGCGATTTCGATGCCTTTGTTGGAACCTGAAATTACCAGCTGACCCGGGCAGTTATAGTTCGCTGCAACCACTACTTCATCAATAGAGGCACAAACTTCCTCCACTTTCTCATCTTCCAGGCCCAGAATAGCAGCCATAGTGGACGGGTTTGCTTCGCAGGCGGCCTGCATCGCCAGGGCTCTTTTAGATACCAGTCTCAGGCCATCTTCAAAGCTCAGCACTTTGCTTGCTACCAACGCTGAGAATTCGCCCAGTGAGTGACCAGCCACCATATCCGGAGTGAAATCTTTGGCTACAGCTGCCTGAGCTACAGAGTGCAGGAAAATAGCCGGTTGTGTTACTTTGGTTTGCTTCAGCTCCTCGTCGGTGCCGTTAAACATGATCTCAGTGATGTTGAAACCCAGGATCTCATTTGCTTTATCAAAGAGTTGCTTTGCTACATCGTGCTGCTCGTACAGGTCTTTGCCCATACCTACAAACTGAGAACCCTGTCCCGGGAAAACGTATGCTTTCTTCATTCTTATTTCGTTAATCGTTGATCTCTTTAAAGGCTAAATTGTTAAAGGTTAAATTGTTATTTCACTTATGTTGGTCAGCAATTTAACAATCAACAATCTAACAATTCAACAATCTAGTTTATAAACCTGGCCCGCTGGTGTGGCTCCGGAAGCAAACAGGCTTCGCGGCGGCCGGCAATTTTGTAGCGGTGCCTGGCTATGAAACTATAGATTTTATCGCGGAAAGATACTGGAATAAACCTGAAATAGGAAAACAGCGCTAACGGAAAATTAAGATGACGGGCAATCCGGAGGGCTGCATCTGAAGCAAAATATAGGTTGTCCTGTTCATAAAACAGCACAGCATCGGGCAACGGGTCGGGTATTTGTGATGGGGGTACAACCTGTTGCAGCACCTCTCCCTGCAACGTTGCAAAGTACAGATCCTGCTTCCGGTTATGCTTTAAAATGAACTGTACGCTGGCCTGGCAAAAGCCGCAGGAGCCATCGTAAAAAACAATAGCCTTATCCTGCAGCTTTTCCCGGTCAGTTTGCATTAACGTACGATCTCTACCCAGCCTTTATACTTTTTAGATGTATTTGCCGGATCTATCGAGAAGAATTCAACCTGTGCTTCGTAATAATAAACGCCATCGTTCAGTCGGTTGCCTTTAGAGTCGGTGCCCGGCCAGTTGATGTCTTTATCATTGCCCTCAAATACTTTTACACCCCAGCGGTTAAACACTGTAAACTTCACCGACTTTATAAAGCGCGCTTTTTTGTCTGGCGTAAACACATCGTTCAGGTTGTCGCCGTTCGGGGTAATGATGTTCGGCAGCATAAAGTAGAAGCAGTTGTCTTTACACTCTTCGTTACTGAACTCGCTTTCCACATCATTTACATCGGTTGCGGTCACTACATAACATCCGGCAAACGACTCCAGGCCGGTGTGCGTGTACTTGGTAATGTTGGCCGGCACCTGGGCAATTTGTGTGTAATCTGTTTGTCCCGGGCCTTTAAAGTAAACCGTGTAGTGCTTGATCTTATCTGTACAGTCGCCGGTAATCTGAGGCTCCCAGGTAAGTACGTTCTGGTATGGTGGCTCCGTAGGGCTGGCCAGGAACTCGTCGCAATTCAGCTCATCTATAGTCAGAATCGGTGGACAAACCAGTTTTGGCAGCTCCGCACATACCTGCTGGCTCTTGTTCTCTAGCGGCTCTTTTATTTCTGAGAGCTGGTAAGTGCCATTTGCCAACACATAGTAACAATAGGTTTTACCACGCTCCAGAGGCGCTGCCGCCGAACCTGCATCCACAAATGTTCCCCCCTTAGGTGAGGCTGTTACTGTAGCAATCGCTTTAAATTCCCCGGTTGTGCCTTCGCGCCTGAAGATAGTATGCGGCAATATTTCGTTTCGCCACGGCACACTATAGGTCCAGGTTAGGGCAATATTCTTATTTTCATCTGTCGATGGCTTTATTGTCAGGAACACGCTTGACGCCGAAGTAGTATCGCGCAATACAGTTGGTGGCCCGGCCGTAGTTGCCGACTGATAGAACTCCAGTTTGTAGCGGTAGGCTTTCTCAACAGTATTCAGGCCAGTATCCTTAAAAATAGTGTCAGAAAGAGTATTTGTTCTCCTAACCTCCACATATCCTGTATTGGCTCCTGCTTGTCCCTCTTTGCGGTATAAACGATACTGTAAAGGAGGTGTAAGCTTATCTACTTTGCGTGGTTGTGTCCATTGCACGGTTATCTGGCCGGCTGTTGTGCTGGTGTTGGTTACCGTTACATTTGTCAGGTATGGTATATCCTGGTCCACCATGATACACACTTCGCGGCTGGCTATACTTTTACCACGGCCCGGCGATGGGAACTCAGCATAGATAATGTAGCAATACTGTACCCCAGCCTTTAAATCGGTATCCGTATAAGTGGTCGGCCAGTTTCCGTTGGCATCTTTCCGAACTTCAGCTATAAACACATAACCTGAGCTGGCTGGCACACCCGTCTCACATCTGTCCGGCACAAAGTTAGACGGCCCTTCGCGGCGATAAATGCGCATTGTTTCCGCATTCTGGCATATATATTTGTCCCAGTCGAGCTTAACGGTTCGGTCCCCACCTTCAGCCCGCAGGTTCTGCGGCGGCGGCCCAACAACACGAATATTCCATGGTTGCAGGTCGGCCAGCTTCTGGCCTGCTTTTGGTTGGTCTTCTGCCCTGAAAACCACCTGGTATGGCCGCTCACGCACATCAGCACATTCCGTAGACCATGTAAGGCGGCCAGTGGCAAGGCCAGGTGTCTTTGTTAGCTGGGTAAAGCTGGCACGAGGGGCAGCGCCTCCGGGGCCAGGCAGCAAAATGCCACCAAAAGCTGTGATATTGATCAGGTCGCTATTCTTATCAGTTGCCCGAACTATACCGGTAAAGGTCTCCCCGGCAATAATACAGGTGTCGAGTGGTTCGAGTACCGGAGGATCGTTTGGAGCATCAATAACCAATATCTGCATGTCGCGTACCACCTCACCCAGTTTAATTCTGCCACCTTTGGCTGTTACGCGCCATTCCTCTACTACAAATGCCACGTTATATTCTCCCTTCCGACAAGGAGCATCCCAAACCAGCTGCCCGTTTTCCATGTTCAGGGTAAAAATGGCTGAACCGGACCCTGAGGAGGTATTGCAGCTAAAGGTACGGTCGGGTAAACTATAGCCCGGCACCGGCGAAATGTTTCCGGCAATATCAGTACGCATTGGCACGCGCAGTTTAAACGACAGGCTATCCCCTTCCGGATCGTACGCGCCCGGGTTGTGTACCCACCTCTTCCCTACAGCTGCTTTATCTATAGGTGCTACTGTCAGGATTGGTGTGCTGTTAAAACCCCGCAGGGCACTAACGTTTATAGTTGTAGAAATGTAAAAGGTCAGTTGGTCTGATGGAGGAGTAATGTTTAAAATGCCCGGGTTACGGTTAATACCATTCCAGGCTACAGTGTACGTTCCGTCGGCTCCGTACGTATATTCCCATGTAAATACTTCCTTATCTATCATGTCAGAGAGGTCTCCGACAGGTGTAACAGATTTACGGTCAACTATAACAACATTTCCATCACCCATCGAAATTGTTACCTCCGGATCTTCGGCTACAGAGGCGCGGTCCGTATACATAACCATGGTAAAGAAAAACCGACGGGGCTTAGGGTCTGGGGTCGTATCACGTTTAGCAGTGATGTCTCCAGCTCTAATATGTGTAGCCTGTGCCTCAGTAAGTGAACCCAACAGTAGTATCAACACCCACAACAAACCACCCGGCAACAGGTACCTTAAGCGTAAACTTTTTGGCATATAGGTAGGATTAGGCGGTAAACAAAGGTATAACTTTAACTTAAATTTTTACTTTTTATTGCTAACTATTGCAGGTAAAGCGTGTTATAAAGGTATGATTCTTTGTCGTACGCATTGCAATTTAGATTGATTCAAAATACGATATTAAAATTGTTTTATATAAGGTGCGCATGTACCTTTGACAATTAAAAACGCTTATTAACTTAACCTTTAATTAATACAGATGAATTGGTTTACTAAAACGTTTTCCAGTACACTCGGACGCAAGTTCATCATGTCGATCACGGGTCTGTTCCTCTGCTCGTTCCTGGTGGTTCACCTGGTTGGTAACCTGACCTTATTCAGACAGGATGGCGGCGAGGCTTTTAACATCTATTCGCATTTCATGGCTAACAACCCGATTATCCGTACCATGGAGTTCGTATTAGTGGCAGGTTTCCTGTTCCACATTTATGATGCTATTGTGCTTACCCGTCGCAACAAGGCAGCACGCCCTGTAGATTACGCAAACAGCCATCCTGAGCAGAACAGCACCTGGTCATCCAGAAACATGGGCCTGCTGGGTACTATTATCCTTGTGTTCCTGCTGGTGCACCTTTGGAATTTCTTCGTACCTGCCCGTTTCGGCGAATTGGAAGGTGTTCCGGATAAAGATTATCTTAACCTTTACAGCGAAGTAGTTTTAGCTTTTAAAAACCCGATCTATGTGGCATTATATGTAATCGCTATGATTGCGCTTGCTTACCACCTGATCCACGGTTTCCAGAGCGCGTTCCAGTCGCTGGGCCTGACACACAAAAAGTACACACCATTTATCCAGAAGTTCGGTTACGCATTTTCAGTTTTGATCTGCCTCGGCTTTGCTGCCATTCCGCTCTACTTCTTTTTCTTCGTGTAACATCCAGATTCTATAGTTGATATGATATTAGATTCTAAAATCCCTGAAGGGCCATTGGCTGAAAAATGGGACAAGCATAAATTTAATGTGAAGCTGGTTAACCCGGCCAACAAACGTAAATACGATATTATAGTAGTAGGAACCGGTCTTGCCGGTGCATCTGCTGCTGCAACCCTTGGCGAACTGGGCTACAATGTAAAAGCATTCTGCTTCCAGGATTCTCCTCGCCGCGCGCACTCTATTGCGGCACAGGGTGGTATAAACGCTGCTAAAAACTACCAGAACGATGGTGACTCTATTTTCCGTCTGTTCTATGATACTATAAAAGGTGGTGACTACCGTGCGCGTGAAGCAAACGTTTACCGCCTGGCACAGGTGTCTGTTAATATTATTGACCAGTGCGTTGCGCAGGGTGTTCCTTTCGCACGTGAGTACGGCGGTCTGCTTGCAAACCGTTCGTTCGGTGGTGCGCAGGTATCGCGTACGTTCTACGCCCGTGGCCAAACCGGACAGCAGCTGTTATTAGGTGCCTATTCAGCGCTTAACCGCCAGATCGCTTACGGCAAAGTAAAAATGTACCCGCGCACCGAAATGCTTGACCTGGTTATGGTGGATGGCAAAGCGCGTGGTATAGTTGTTCGTAACCTGATCACAGGTAAAATAGAATCACATAGCGCGCACGCTGTAGTACTGGCAACAGGTGGTTACGGTAACGTATTCTTCCTTTCTACTAACGCCATGGGCTCTAACGCTACGGCAGCCTGGAGAGCACATAAGAAAGGTGCTTTGTTTGCTAACCCTTGCTTTACACAGATCCACCCTACCTGTATCCCGGTTTCAGGCGAGTACCAGTCTAAGCTTACGCTGATGTCTGAGTCGCTTCGTAACGACGGCCGTGTATGGGTTCCTAAAACAGTTGAGATCGCACAGCGTCTTCGTAAAGGCGAAATCAGAGTTAGCGATATCAAAGAAGAAGACAGAGATTACTATTTAGAGCGTAAGTACCCTGCTTTCGGTAACCTGGTTCCCCGCGACGTGGCTTCGCGTAACGCCAAGCTGATGTGCGACGAAGGCCGTGGTGTTGGTGCTTCCGGTCTTGCCGTATTCCTTGACTTTGCCGATGCTATTAAACGCGAAGGTCAGCCAGCGATTGCTGCGAAATATGGTAACCTGTTTGAGATGTATGAAAAAATCACGGACGAGAACCCATACGAAAACCCAATGCGTATTTACCCGGCTGTGCACTATACTATGGGTGGCCTTTGGGTAGACTATAACCTGATGACCAACATCCCGGGTTTATATGCTACCGGTGAATGTAACTTCTCTGACCACGGCGCCAACCGCCTGGGTGCTTCTGCACTAATGCAGGGCCTTGCTGATGGTTACTTCGTGATTCCTTATACTATAGGTGACTACCTGGCTCAGAACCCAACTACTAAAGTAACTACTGACCACCCTGCCTTTAAAGAAGCTGAGCAGGCTGTAATAGCTAAAAATAACCAGCTGCTTTCTATCAACGGTACCCGTACCGTAGATGATTTCCATAAGCAACTTGGGCATATTATGTGGGATTACTGTGGTATGGCCCGAAACGCAGAAGGTCTTCAGTTTGCAAAAGGAGAAATCCGTAAGCTGCGTGAAGAGTTCTGGAGAGATGTGAAGGTTGTTGGTGTAAACGAAGAACTGAACATCACTTTAGAAAAAGCCAACCGTGTAGCCGACTTCCTGGAACTTGGTGAACTGATGGTAGAAGATGCACTGCAACGCAATGAATCCTGTGGTGGTCACTTCCGTGAAGAATACCAGAC
This genomic interval carries:
- a CDS encoding fumarate reductase/succinate dehydrogenase flavoprotein subunit, yielding MILDSKIPEGPLAEKWDKHKFNVKLVNPANKRKYDIIVVGTGLAGASAAATLGELGYNVKAFCFQDSPRRAHSIAAQGGINAAKNYQNDGDSIFRLFYDTIKGGDYRAREANVYRLAQVSVNIIDQCVAQGVPFAREYGGLLANRSFGGAQVSRTFYARGQTGQQLLLGAYSALNRQIAYGKVKMYPRTEMLDLVMVDGKARGIVVRNLITGKIESHSAHAVVLATGGYGNVFFLSTNAMGSNATAAWRAHKKGALFANPCFTQIHPTCIPVSGEYQSKLTLMSESLRNDGRVWVPKTVEIAQRLRKGEIRVSDIKEEDRDYYLERKYPAFGNLVPRDVASRNAKLMCDEGRGVGASGLAVFLDFADAIKREGQPAIAAKYGNLFEMYEKITDENPYENPMRIYPAVHYTMGGLWVDYNLMTNIPGLYATGECNFSDHGANRLGASALMQGLADGYFVIPYTIGDYLAQNPTTKVTTDHPAFKEAEQAVIAKNNQLLSINGTRTVDDFHKQLGHIMWDYCGMARNAEGLQFAKGEIRKLREEFWRDVKVVGVNEELNITLEKANRVADFLELGELMVEDALQRNESCGGHFREEYQTPENEALRDDENYAYVAAWEFTGVGNEPVLHKEELKFENVKLTQRSYK
- a CDS encoding succinate dehydrogenase cytochrome b subunit gives rise to the protein MNWFTKTFSSTLGRKFIMSITGLFLCSFLVVHLVGNLTLFRQDGGEAFNIYSHFMANNPIIRTMEFVLVAGFLFHIYDAIVLTRRNKAARPVDYANSHPEQNSTWSSRNMGLLGTIILVFLLVHLWNFFVPARFGELEGVPDKDYLNLYSEVVLAFKNPIYVALYVIAMIALAYHLIHGFQSAFQSLGLTHKKYTPFIQKFGYAFSVLICLGFAAIPLYFFFFV
- a CDS encoding T9SS type B sorting domain-containing protein; translation: MVMYTDRASVAEDPEVTISMGDGNVVIVDRKSVTPVGDLSDMIDKEVFTWEYTYGADGTYTVAWNGINRNPGILNITPPSDQLTFYISTTINVSALRGFNSTPILTVAPIDKAAVGKRWVHNPGAYDPEGDSLSFKLRVPMRTDIAGNISPVPGYSLPDRTFSCNTSSGSGSAIFTLNMENGQLVWDAPCRKGEYNVAFVVEEWRVTAKGGRIKLGEVVRDMQILVIDAPNDPPVLEPLDTCIIAGETFTGIVRATDKNSDLINITAFGGILLPGPGGAAPRASFTQLTKTPGLATGRLTWSTECADVRERPYQVVFRAEDQPKAGQKLADLQPWNIRVVGPPPQNLRAEGGDRTVKLDWDKYICQNAETMRIYRREGPSNFVPDRCETGVPASSGYVFIAEVRKDANGNWPTTYTDTDLKAGVQYCYIIYAEFPSPGRGKSIASREVCIMVDQDIPYLTNVTVTNTSTTAGQITVQWTQPRKVDKLTPPLQYRLYRKEGQAGANTGYVEVRRTNTLSDTIFKDTGLNTVEKAYRYKLEFYQSATTAGPPTVLRDTTSASSVFLTIKPSTDENKNIALTWTYSVPWRNEILPHTIFRREGTTGEFKAIATVTASPKGGTFVDAGSAAAPLERGKTYCYYVLANGTYQLSEIKEPLENKSQQVCAELPKLVCPPILTIDELNCDEFLASPTEPPYQNVLTWEPQITGDCTDKIKHYTVYFKGPGQTDYTQIAQVPANITKYTHTGLESFAGCYVVTATDVNDVESEFSNEECKDNCFYFMLPNIITPNGDNLNDVFTPDKKARFIKSVKFTVFNRWGVKVFEGNDKDINWPGTDSKGNRLNDGVYYYEAQVEFFSIDPANTSKKYKGWVEIVR